The genomic stretch AGGTTTTCACTGTACACAAAACAATATAAAGCATTCAGATAGCCTCGATCTACGCACTCATTTATAGGCCATATGCTATCTTGTACTACCTATTGATATTTGATCATGTGAGAGAAGTGCTAGTATAAAATATATGGAAATGGGGCAGGAAGGAACGGTCCTGAAGGTTCAAAAATTTGTGCGGCTCAAATTACAgcatgtaactcgattttcacgcTATGTGTGGGGCCTATAAAAAATTGTTCTAAAGTTACTTCATGTGTAAAGAAAGTTACGCGATGTGTAAAAAATATTACACGCTGTTACAAAATGCAAAAACCGGCACAAACGGTTGCACCCCTTGTCCAAAATATATGCTCATGCAAGAAAATTTATATAACTATTATAAAAAATCACTGCACTGTCAGTCTGTCAGTGCATAAATAAAATTACTATATTATTAGTATAAAAAGTTAATCCTTttaatatacatacatatatacatatacatacatatttaTATGATAGATcgtaattttatcatttattttataattaattttttctattacTTTACTAAATGTAGATTAATTGTCagattttattcatttttgccaTTCATGCTTATTGCAGGGAGTTGGAACAAAGCACGATAACAAGGTGCAAATTTCCCAATACAATTGTAATTTGGCATAGGTGTGTCAAGCCAGACCTTAATATgtccagaaaatgcaaaaaaggtGACCGACACCCGttgccaattacaagtgcagcaTGGCGCCGCAAACATTCCATTAGTTGATTGTtagatttgaattgaaaaagGCAACTTATCAAAAATAGGAAACGTGCCAATTAGGAGATTTCCTAACTTTTTTTGGGCTACGGTTGATTAGGAGACAGAAGGGAATTGCACATTGAGGAGGACTCCACTTAGCTTTTGGAGAGGAGCTAGCCGCCACAAGTGGAGTCAAGAGAGACTAGGAGGACTCTTCTCCTTTTTCCTCTGGACAACCGTACACTAAGTAGGAAATTAGATAGGAAAGAGGGCAGGCAGTCAATCTTGACTCCTTTTTGCTCTTGACTTTTTCGTCTTATTCATGTGACTATTTCCATCGTATGTTAGAGCCACGAAGAAAACATTAGTCATTCTTTTTGGGTTTTGTAGTTTCTCCTTAATCTTGTTATTATTCCATCGGCTTCTTCATCTCAATTTGGCGCGACAACTGCTGCTGCAAATCTACATGAGATTGATTCAACGGAGATGAGTtaaatctctttttctagtcaagaaataataaaatatttaattcaacttaaattgtgagatctaattaattttattttttcttttattttttgatatTCGTATATTTTCTGCTTTATTTTCTTATTGTTGTTGTATTAATCAATTATCTCTGGCCAGGATGTtaaattaattcaataacctagAAAcaattagaataattaaatccgtaattatttgatTGTTATAACTTAGTGGCAACTGGCACAATTGTGGTTATATCAGAGAAATATACGGAATAATTTGTAAACAACCCTCGTAATGTGTTGTGGTTAGGATAGGGTTTCTCTAAATCTTAAAGCAATTGTGGAATTTAATTTACAGCCGTAtttaggatcattttgcaattagggcaatagctaacggtcgtaccttaactatcgataATTAAGGAGAAATTGGTTGTCATTGCCCGTTTGACAATTATAACTAGCTTATCAGTTTATATGTGGAATTATTCTTGCATCAATGATTAATTAGGAGAACCGTTTCCGAAGTTGCTTCTTGACTAGAGCTGTCCAATACTATTTGAGTTTTTTCTGTTTgccatttaatttttatttaattgcaataTTCGATTAGCATAACTTATTGTTAATTTCTATAAAATCCCCCCATAACTTGAACTTTAGTAGAAAcaaattactcccagtccctgtggattcgaccctacttatcactatctatagaaattatattttgtttgagcaagtatttattattgcacagactcGATAACTTGAGCAAGTATTTTGTTATGATTTATAGAAATTTTgcagattaaaaaaaatctagCTAAAAGTTGCCAAATTATTCTCCATGGTAATGGCTTTCAAACTCATTTAACATTTTTctgaaattaaaaattaaaccTAGACTCCGGGCTTTTTGAAGACCACATAGTCCATGGTCCCATATATAAACTAAGTGAGTTGATATTTTGAAGCATCATGTTGCTGATTTCATTGTATGAAAGCATCATGGTCCTTTTTGACGCTTAATTTCGATGTTAGAATATCATCATTGTATATATGAATTTTTAAACGGAAAACTTGGGTAAATTATGTATAATATCACCTAAAAAGTTTGGGTAAGATAATGGATTGTGAGTGTCCGTACTCGGAAAAAATATCTTGTCCAATGGTTATCTAAGGTGGTGACCCTTCGAATTGAATACTGCGAGCTCCAACCTGTTGGCCTCCAAGCATCTTTGGAGTATTGGTTGAAACGTTCCACGAAGTTGTTTTATATCCAATAAGTCAGTTCCCACGTTTCTATTTTGACCTGACCATTTTGACTTTGTTTTGTAAGATAATTATTACTTATGCAATTTATATCTAATACAGTTCCAATTTTATTGAGAATTCAACCGAAGAATAAAAGTTTTCGTAAATGGCATTTTAACTTCACCCAAATAGCAGGTTATTAGAAATTTCTTCCTTCACATTTCTCTATCTTTTTCCATAAATGGCATTCTCGGCACCACTGTCACTTGTCGCCAGTATTCGCCAGAATCTCTGTCACTCGCCATTGGTACAGTAGTACCTTGTTTTCCTATGACACTGCCTTcaaaagaaaagatcgaaaactataaatattttaaaaactttttatGTTATTATTTGAGAGATAGTAGTGAAGGTGGCCTTGATGACCGGTGCAAttgccaaaaacaaaaaaagggatCGATAAGGAAGCAGTAACAGGAATACGGGTAAttgagccgagtcgagctcgagtcggCTTATAAGTAactatactcgagctcgattcGAGCTCGATCGAGTCGAAAATTCTCAAATTCGAGTTTGATTCGAGGAAATATTTAAAAGCTCGAGACTCGACTTGATAAGGCTCGACCTTTAGtcaagccttatcgagtcgagtaaTCAAACTTTTTGACTCGACACTTTGCTTGTAAATTTAGCATAAATTATATCCATaatggtcattttataattataatacacatatattatttaaattatacgGCTCGACGAGCTGCAAAATTCTGACTCAAATTCGACTCGAATGTGTACTCGAGTAactcgagactcgactcgaactcgattTGACCGAGTTCAAGCCAAGTCATTGACCGTAGCTCGCGAGCAGTTCAGTTCGCGTACATCCCTATTCATTCATGGGAAGAAGAAagtaaaaacaaaagaatgcaAGTCATTTCCTCCTAGGTTAATTCTTAACCAAAGAATGTAGTTGAATTCCTTTGTACTTCAAATCCACTCATTTCATATCTATACAGTTAAAATTCAATCTTAGTTGAATTCAAATTCACTAATCCAAAATTCCGTATGCATCCTTAAGAGAATAGTAGAGAGGACAATTTCTATACTCATCTTCCCTTGAGTTGCACTGGGAAGTTGTTGAATCAATAAAATTTGTCTTCTTAAGAGCTTGTTGGATAGCATTAATCCTTGACCAGCTACTAAAGTGAGGAAGCAGCTCATAGTTCACAAACCAGTCTAATTATTACCCATCACTTTCTTCGCCTCCAATTATGACCCCATTAAATTCGCTCATGGTTTTGGTTTGTTCTTGGGTACATGTATGGTGCAACTGCTCGCCACTCATGTCGAGTCCGAGAAGGCGTCCATTCTTCCGGAGCCTTTCCAAGTGATGTTGAGTGTTGTGGGACTGCCTTGCTATTTACTAACCCCTTATAACTAACTTGTCAAAAAGTTAGTCACCagaacaaatttaaaattcctCTTTGAGCTATTGATTGAAAGATCAAATCTCGCCCTCTGGactttaaaaaacaaaaatttaatgGGTTTGTCATGGACCCAACTAGCATGATTTCAAGCCATACTACTCGATAGCACTCGAACATTGGATCCCTTTATGGGACTTGACTCGAGCACACAGCTGGTTCATGGTAAAAAAAATTAGTGCTTTTAAACCTAGACTGCTAATTGAACCGGATGAACTTCCAGTTCACGGATCAAATGGAtaagttcaatttttttttttaatatcaaATAACTTGGATgacattaaaatttttaaaagataaaatttaggATGAACTGAtccaaaatttcagttttttttttttttatcgattTTAAGTGGTTCAACCAGCTCTTGACCGAATTTAATTGATTCCAATTGACTTTTCGAGTTTGTTAGTGAACCGGATCGGTGCCATAAGCGGTTTGGGATTCAACAGGACGGTCCAATTCGGTTTAAAGGATATACTTTAAATGAACATGTACTAAAAAaactgttcttttttttttttagagtagAAAAGgaagttaaaaaataaataaatgaagtgTTTGATTCATATTCTGATGAAAAACATGCTTGGATTGAAGTTTTTACtagaaaaattttaatattttttgtgatcatatttttcagtcattttttttttatctcacatcatcaaattattacagtaattttctacaaaaaaaatctCTAGAAAATAGGAAATCAAACAAGGAATTTTATTTGGAAGAAGACAATCTTAATTAGATGGGAAACATGGTGGAtaaaattctagaaataaagtcttCTATTTGTTCATGCAACCATTGAAACAAACTAAATATGAACCACAAAAGTACCATGACTTAATCATGTAAGGACCAAACAACAGTCAGTACAAGGGCTGCAATTTCTGCGAAAGCTTTTTAAGCAGACTCCATACAACCACATTTTTACTACACATACTCTTTGTTATGATTTTTTTGTTATCGAATAGTGATAAACAACAGGAGTGAAGATTGTGAGATTTTCTTGGGACAAAGTAGGAGAATTGGATAGAGGAAGTAGAGACAGGAGTAAGACCTTAAAATCTCATAGATTTTGTTTGGATATGTTAGTTTTCTCTCCAAACAATTTTTTACTTGCATCATACATATGCTTTCTTcagttactttttttttaaaaaaaatcttttcaaCGAATTTTTTTAATCTCACATTCTTcacataataaaaaaaaatactacaatAATACTtcagaaaaattctaaaatctCCTATATTTGCTATTTATACTTCCAACGCACAATTCTTGTTCCTCTTTCAAAAATACTTTCTTTATGTTGTACCATGTAGCTCAAGAAAAACTGAACAGTACTCTTATAACTGCACACTAATGATCCGCAATCTTTTCAATTTATTTTAAGGATAAATTACTTTTTATCCCCATGTGATTTGGTGATTTATCACATAATTTCCCTATCATTTTAAAAACGTAGATATAACCCCCACCTCCCCCATGGTTTGGGTTAATTTGTcaccattaattttttttcgtTCAAACTAACCGTCAATggtaaaaaatcaaaatcaaactaataaatttaGGAGAGGAGAACTTCATATAGTTGAATCAAGTGGTGGGAgtaataactaaaaataaaaaataaataatgtgATGGACGGGTAACGAAATTTGGATCCCAGTGCGTGTTGGAAAACTCTTGCAGGCCCATGATAGGAACTACACAAATGGCCCAACTGACGGAAATGAATTTTAATCATGGCCCATGATAGGAACTACACACTAATAGTATTATTGATTTTAATCATGATTCTCTATCTTAATAAATACTGACATAATTGGGGAATATTACACTGACATAATGGATAATTAATACAACCAATAGAGATAGAGAAGAGACTAAACAAGGATCAACTTAATTATAGGGAGATAATCAGTAGAACTCCCAAGCCGCAGAAGCTTTGTGCAGAATATTCAGTGCTTTAGAGCCCAGCTGACAAAGTGATCCTCAGGAAGGAAATGGCAGATTGGAACATTTCCAGGCTTCACCTTTAGCAGCTGAAAAGCTACATGTTTTGGGTTCCATGCTGATGTATCCTCGTGACAAACAACCACAGCCTTGGCTTTTGCCCCATCATCAGCTCCAACTAAATTAACCCTATATGCATCGGTATGCTGCAGGGTGTGACAGTAAAAAACTGCGTAGACATAGTTTTGCTTGTGGCAAGCAACGATTGCTTTATCATCGTTATTCAACTTGGAAACATCCACAATAACATATTTTAAGATTTTCGGATCTGGTTTCTGGGCTTCGGTTGAAATTGCTCCAACATTTTTCCCCAGCTTGGAAGTAGTGAAATCGACCATCGACTCGAGAGAAGTTGCGCAACGCTTGTCTTCCCCTTCGATCCCAGGCTCCTCACAGTCTGCTATGGTTTCCTTGATAGCTTCGGCTTGTACTGAATTTGGGTTCACTGAGAATTTGTTCAAAATTTCGGGAACAGATTTGGACGAGAAGGGAATGGAATCAGCCACCTGGCGGGGTAGGAAGGCCGCAGTATTCTCCAGTAAATTAACAAACTGCAGATTCATGATTGAGCCGCCATGGAGGTCCATTTTCAAGAAGAAAACTGTTACGTTTTGGTGATTAAGAAGTTGGCCGTCGGCAGGATTTTTACCATATCTGATCATATATCTACCATAACGGAGTGGGGTGGCCTGGGGACTTGCGCTGAGTGCGCCAACTCCTGGAGGCTTTCCTGCAGTCAATGGAGGGGCAACAAAGaaaattatcaaatattttGATGGAGCGAATTTTAACATTATTAAACTAATAATATATAACATCAAATATTTCATATATTTACGAgatttaaatttatataaaagATATATAAATCGTTAATTTTCCAAAGGAGGAAAAATCTAAACTTTTTGTTCTTTTGAGTTAGTGTCAAAGGTTAATTTTGGTAATATTAcggaaaaataaattaaattgtGGCACTTCTCAGACAAACCGTTCTGTATGATATCTCTCACAGCTTTTGGCATAGGAGTGTTTGGAAGCTTGGATTTCCAATAAACTTCAAGATCTGCATGCTCTGCAGCAATTCCTAGCTGATTATCACGACACCCAAAAAGAGTTTTATGAGTAAGTTCCTACGCTTCCCAAGTACGAGCAAATTATCACGAATTTAAAATAGCTTAggttctcaaataatttactcaCAGAAACAGATGTCAGAAAACAGAGGAGCTTGAGCAAGTCCATCAAATAATACTAGCCACAGTAGAATGCCAGTACGTAAGACCCAGCGATGACGGTACTAGAACCCAAAATATTGAGGTGAGATAGTAGTAGCACAAGAACCACAGTACTAGCATTATTTATAGTGGAAGAGCTGCAGTAGAGTGCTAATTATTTGATCAATTATTCACGGGAGAGGGAAAAGTTTCGTCAAGATTTTTATAAACTAATCTATCACAATTTTGAGAGAAGAAAAGTCGATGAGAGTAGAAACTCCATtaaaaaaagttattaaaataatcacatattataataatttgatatGAAGTAAGAGTTGAACTTCCAACACCACCATATCATAAGTGCTTTTTGGTCTGATTAGCGCTGCAAACGAACCGAGTCGAGTCGAACTTTAagctaatcgagtcgagtctcgactgaattttaccaagctcgagctcgacgagccggcaatttcaagctcgagctcgagctccaaaaaaataaaaaataattattttattttttaaaaaataaataaaataatatttttttcttaataaataataaaatattaagaatatatacgtaattttactatgaaaataaaaaataaaaaaataaatataatatacgtaattttattattaaataaaatatatatatatatatatatatatatatactcaagctcgggagccggctcgcgagttaacgagcttaatattctgagcttgaattcgagctcgagtttgactcgagccggctcgaACTCGATTCGAGCTCGATATTAATCGAACTCGACTCAAGCAACCCTAGGTCCGATGGCTGCTTAGCCACACGACAGTTGAGCAATTACTGGTTGTACTTTTCAGGTCTGCAGTCGAGTGCTAATTATTTGATCAATTATTCGAAAGTTTTAGTTTGCTTAACCAcaggattttctttttttgtcataATCATAATATTTTTATAACATAATCTGTCATAACTTagagaaaaaagaggaattTGGTGACACTAAAGACAATCACATGTAACgacaatttatttgatgaaaaaGTAAAAATTGATCTCTTGATTCCTCAACCCCACGCCAAAACTTAAGGCAGCGACCACTACGTCGGCCAAACGGCTGGTGGCTGCCTAATTACAGGATAGTTGAGCAATTAATGGCTGTACTTGTCAGGTCTGCGCCATTCAACATCAAGtctttatatattattattatgtcCTTGAAACAAGCGAAATatcaaatcaaaaaataaaaaaacaaaacaaaacaaaacaacggAGCACTGACATCTAACAATATAAAAGAGACAATTGTTCAATGAATAGTTTCATTTTGTCAGGCGGTTATGCTGTAATTCCTCATGGATTATCGGGCTATTTTCGTCAATTGGTCTTTTGTTGGTTTCCAGCTGGCATAGTGAAATAAATttgtttgcaaaaaaaaaatatgcacATAAGTGGATGCAATGGTTGTCTAGCATGTTTAACAATATACCTTCTGAGTGCATAGTTCCCGAAAATTGAGCCAATGGAAAAAAATAACAAATCTTGTCATCAAATAAGTATAAGTATGCAAAATCGGTTAAGATGTCATAAGTTTCGACTAAAAATGGTTTTTAATTCTATTGCTTTTTAAAACGTACAATTATAATGATATATATTAGTCTATATATCGATTTTTAGTCTATATAATTATTGAAAAATTTTTAATgcccttatttttattattatacttTTCATTCTATGTATATTCTATAAATATGAGCTTACTTTTGTCTTCTATGTGTGCTAGATTATgagcttattttctttttaagagaataattagtttgttattttactAACATATCCAGATTTAGtgtaaatatataattattatcaAATTTTTAACATATTTGTTTTTTCTAATGGCTCTAAATTGTTGTAAATTGAAAAGCGCTGTTGTGTGCTaatctttttttattattttagttaAACATGTAACATTAATTAGATTATTTCTTACATTAGAAAATTAAAGCACTCTAAATTTGAAAATGCTATGTTTCTTCAAAAGTTCTATTTACACAATAAACGCTAaagtagaaaattaaaaaaCGTACTCAATAAATGCTATGTTTCTTCAAAAGTTCTATTTACACAATGcattctttgatttttttttcctaggcATTTATTCCTCAAAAATTATATTAGGAACTCTTTCAAAACTCT from Coffea eugenioides isolate CCC68of chromosome 8, Ceug_1.0, whole genome shotgun sequence encodes the following:
- the LOC113779346 gene encoding BURP domain-containing protein 5-like; protein product: MDLLKLLCFLTSVSLGIAAEHADLEVYWKSKLPNTPMPKAVRDIIQNGKPPGVGALSASPQATPLRYGRYMIRYGKNPADGQLLNHQNVTVFFLKMDLHGGSIMNLQFVNLLENTAAFLPRQVADSIPFSSKSVPEILNKFSVNPNSVQAEAIKETIADCEEPGIEGEDKRCATSLESMVDFTTSKLGKNVGAISTEAQKPDPKILKYVIVDVSKLNNDDKAIVACHKQNYVYAVFYCHTLQHTDAYRVNLVGADDGAKAKAVVVCHEDTSAWNPKHVAFQLLKVKPGNVPICHFLPEDHFVSWALKH